A genome region from Penaeus chinensis breed Huanghai No. 1 chromosome 15, ASM1920278v2, whole genome shotgun sequence includes the following:
- the LOC125032839 gene encoding uncharacterized protein LOC125032839, protein MNVENEREHRSIQPLDGEPVERITETEVKVALRKMKNGKSVGPYNIPAEVWKHLGNTGVELLTKWFNDILKTGTMPEEWRTSTLIPIFKNKGDIQEWVLCDRRVSAGVKGGIHRTIVRPEIMYFLEATALTKAQERKLEVAEMRTRREKVRNECIRERY, encoded by the exons ATGAATGTTGAGAATGAACGTGAACATAGAAGCATCCAACCATTAGATGGGGAACCCGTGGAAAGAATTACTGAAACCGAAGTGAAAGTTGCCTTGAGAAAGATGAAGAATGGGAAGAGTGTTGGACCTTACAACATACCAGCAGAAGTTTGGAAACACCTAGGAAATACAGGAGTGGAATTACTGACGAAATGGTTTAATGACATCTTAAAAACTGGTACTATGCCCGAGGAATGGAGAACCAGCACACTGATCCCCATCTTTAAGAACAAAGGGGACATTCAGGAAT GGGTTCTTTGTGACCGAAGAGTTAGTGCAGGAGTGAAGGGCGGGATTCATAGAACTATTGTAAGACCTGAAATCATGTATTTCCTGGAAGCTACAGCACTCACTAAAGCCCAAGAACGAAAGTTAGAAGTAGCTGAAATgcgaacacgaagagagaaagtaaggaacgAGTGTATCAGGGAAAGGTACTAA